The nucleotide window GCTCCGCGGTGAACAGCGAGCCGTAGCCGACGGTATCGCCCGGCTGCAGGTCCTGCACCGAGATCAGCTCGCTGTGCAGCGACATCGCCGGCTGCAGCCCGGTGCCGGCGATATCGGCATCGCGGCCGGTGGGCGAGGCGCCGTACAGGATGATGCCGGGGCGCACCCAGGCGCGGTGCGCGTGCGGGTGCCACAGCACCGCGGCCGAGTTCGACAGGCTGGCCTCGCCCGGCAGGTTGGCGGTGGCGGCGTCGAAGGCCTCGACCTGGTGGGCGATGCCGCGCGGACCGTCGGCATCGGAAAAATGCGTCATATGGACGATGCTGCCCACGCACGGCATGGCGCGCGCACGCTCCCAGGCGGCGCGATATTCCTTCGGATGGAAGCCGAGCCGGTTCATGCCGGTGTTGAGCTTGAGCTGGATCGCCAGCGGCCCCTTGGGGCGCGCGCTTTCCAGCATGCGCAGCTGCTCGTCGCAGTGGATCGCGGTGGTCAGCCGGTATTGCTCGATCAGGGCGATGTCCTGCGGCTGGAAGAAGCCCTCCAGCAACAGGATCGGGCCCTGCCAGCCGAGGTCGCGCAGCAGCACGGCTTCATTCAGGTCCAGCAGGCCGAAGCCATCGGCACCGCGCAGCGCGGCGAAGACGCGGCGGATGCCGTGCCCGTAGGCATTGGCCTTGACCACCGCCCAGATGCGCGAAGCGGGCGCCTTGCGGCGGATCACGTCGAGATTGTTGGCCAGGGCGGGTTGGTGGATGACGGCTTGGATCGGTCGTGGCATGGAGGTCACATCAGGGTAGCGGACAGGCTGTCAGCGGCGCGGGCGGCAGATGCGCCCGGCGCGGGCTGGAGGGACGGCTCTGTCTCAGTGTCGATGGCGCAAACGTCACCTGTCGGTGTGCCGCAGCACGTACCGGCGACGGATGTGGCGACGGCAGTGGCGACGGTTGTGGCAACGGATATGCGGGATGCCCGCAATTGGCACGCCCAGGTATCCCAGTCACCATATCTCGCCGGGCGCACACCAGATCAGGGAAAGACCGGTCCGGCGGGCCGCGGTGGCAGCCGTTATTTGAACACATTCGGATGCTGTTGCCGGGGGTCATCGGGGAATCGGCAAGGCAATTTGCTGTCAAAAAGAGCCGTTGCCGGGGTTCGGGAATGTCATGTTTTCGTGATATAAAGCCGGACGCTCCGGCCATGTTCTAAAAGCGAAGCATTATGTCAATGACTGTCAGGCAGGCCTCACGGCGCCGCAGCGCAGCACCTACGACACAATTCGACACGGCCGCGGCACAAGGTTCCCTGCAAACCATGGCCTCTGCGGCCGGCACCAGCCTGGCCACCCTGAATGGAGCGCGCGATGGAGAGAAAGTCGACAGCATGAAGAAGGGTTTTTACACCATCATGGCCGCGCAGTTTTTTTCCTCGCTGGCCGACAATGCCTTACTGATCGCCGCCATCGCCCTTCTCACCGAATTGCATTCCCCGCAGTGGATGACCCCGCTGCTCAAGCTGTTCTTCGTTCTCTCCTACGTCATTCTTGCCGCCTTCGTCGGCGCCTTTGCCGACTCGATGCCCAAGGGGCGGGTGATGCTCATCACCAACGCGATCAAGGTGGTCGGCTGCGCCATCATGATGTTCGGGCTGCATCCGCTGCTGGCCTACGGCGTGGTCGGCTTCGGCGCGGCGGCGTATTCGCCGGCCAAGTACGGCATCCTGACCGAGCTGCTGCCGCCCGAAAAACTGGTGCTGGCCAACGGCTGGATCGAGGGCCTGACGGTGGGTTCGATCATCCTCGGCACGGTGGTGGGCGGCGCGCTGATCTCGGTGCATGTCTCCAGCATGCTGCTGCGCCTGGATCTGCCCTTCATCAATACCGGCATCGACACCCCGGCCGAGGCCGCGATGGTGGTGATCATGCTGTTCTACGTGATCGCCTCCGTCTTCAACCTGTTCATCCCCGACACCGGCGCCCGCTACCCGGCGCAGGAAAAGAACCCGATCAAGCTGATCGCCGAGTTCGGCGACTGCTTCCTGGCATTG belongs to Cupriavidus taiwanensis and includes:
- the alr gene encoding alanine racemase, with translation MPRPIQAVIHQPALANNLDVIRRKAPASRIWAVVKANAYGHGIRRVFAALRGADGFGLLDLNEAVLLRDLGWQGPILLLEGFFQPQDIALIEQYRLTTAIHCDEQLRMLESARPKGPLAIQLKLNTGMNRLGFHPKEYRAAWERARAMPCVGSIVHMTHFSDADGPRGIAHQVEAFDAATANLPGEASLSNSAAVLWHPHAHRAWVRPGIILYGASPTGRDADIAGTGLQPAMSLHSELISVQDLQPGDTVGYGSLFTAERPMRIGVVACGYADGYPRHAVGWGEQRAPVLVDGVRTELVGRVSMDMLCVDLTPCPKARVGSPVTLWGQGLPIDEVAQASGTVGYELMCALAPRVPTTVATITASDSAAPVVA
- the lplT gene encoding lysophospholipid transporter LplT is translated as MKKGFYTIMAAQFFSSLADNALLIAAIALLTELHSPQWMTPLLKLFFVLSYVILAAFVGAFADSMPKGRVMLITNAIKVVGCAIMMFGLHPLLAYGVVGFGAAAYSPAKYGILTELLPPEKLVLANGWIEGLTVGSIILGTVVGGALISVHVSSMLLRLDLPFINTGIDTPAEAAMVVIMLFYVIASVFNLFIPDTGARYPAQEKNPIKLIAEFGDCFLALWRDKLGQISLAVTTLFWGVGATLQFIVLKWAEKSLGLNLSQGALLQAVVAVGVAVGAIMAAARIPLRKSLSVLPFGVAMGATVMLMAFYTKDAMPQVTLDVLGLHMPLYMAIAYVFLMLVGAMSGYFVVPMNALLQHRGHVLLSAGHSIAVQNFNENVSVLLMLCLYALLIKLNVPIGVVIIALGLFICVTMALVLKLHKYNVRTFNSLAMIGEDKHH